A window of Flavobacterium psychrophilum genomic DNA:
TCGTAAGCATATTCTAAAGTTTTAGAAACCGATGATCCGTTTTTATCTTCCGGCACATAGCCTTTCGCGATATAATATTCGAGCCCGTCAAAATAGGTGAGGTTTGCCGAACTTACGCAAGCTTCGAGTGCATTTACAGTATCAAAATCGTCATTGCCCTTAGCGATAGCATCGGCAATTACCGATACCGAATGATAGCCTATCATGCACCAGTTTTCATTGGCATAATGCGACCATACGGGCAATGCTTTATGTACGCTTTGGTCGTAATGCGCCAGCATACTATGTATCATATCCCTGTTTCTTTTGGGTTGAACCACATTAAACAGCGGGTGTAATGCCCTATAGGTGTCCCAAAGTGAAAAAGTGGTGTAGTTGGTAAAGCCTTCTGCTTTGTGGATGTTCTGATCCAGGCCTTTGTAATAACCATCGGCATCCATGTATACCGTTGGGTTAATAAAGGCATGGTACATCGCGGTGTAAAAGTTTACCTTGTCGTCTTCGGTTAGTGTTTCTACCTTGATTTTGTTGAGTTCTTTTTCCCAAAGCTGCTCGCCTTCGCTACGTGTTTTGTAAAAATCCCAATGGGGGACTTCCTGTTTCATATTGTTTAGTGCGCCAGCTGTACTTACAGGCGATAATGCCATTTTAACCATTATTTGTTCACCGGCTTTTACATCAAAGTCAAAATACATTTTCAGGTTTTTACCTGCCGCTTCCGGAAAGTTTTTGCTTTCATCAAACTTTCGCCAAAAGCCTTTGTAAATGTTGTTGTCATCATACTTTTTAGCGCCGTATTGTTTAATGGGCTTAGAAAATGACATTGCAAAATAAACTGTACGTGTGCGTGCCCAGCCCTGCGTCTGCCTGTAACCGGTTACAAGAGTGTCATTCTCAATGCGTACAAACGTCCATACATTTTTTTCGTTATGGTTGTAAATGCCGTGCATAAGGTCGAGTATAATATGCGCCTGATCTGCCGAGGAAAAAGTGTAACGATGAAAGCCTACGCGCTGGCTTGTGGTAAGCTCTGCCGTAATGTTATGGTCGTCCAGCTTTACCTTGTAGTAATTGGCTTTAGATGTTTCGTTTGCATGAGAATAGGCCGAACGGTATCCCGAAGCGGGCTTGTCTGCCGTGCCGGGATTTAGCTGTAGCGTGCCCGTGGTTGGTATAATAAGAAAATCGCCCAGGTCGCTGTGTCCTGTACCGCTAAAATGCGTGTGGCTAAAGCCTACAATGGTTTTGTCCTCATATTGATAGCCTGCACAGTATTCGTATACTTTACCGTTGTATTTTTTATTGAGTTCGTACGGAATGGTGTCTGTATCCGGACTTAATTGTACCGATCCAAAAGGTACTGTGGCACCCGGGTAAGTGTGGCCCATTCGCTGTGTGCCTATAATAGGGTTTATATACTGATAGTTTTTCTTTTGCGCCTTTTGTGCGAATGCTAAAGAGGATAATAGCAATACCGAAAAGAGTAGTTTTAATTTCATGGTAGATTGTTGTCTGGTAAAAGTAAATATTTTACCTAATTCGTGGCTGCCTGTTGCATAAAAATAAAAAAGCGGAAAACCATTGGTCTTCCGCTTCATCAGTAGGTGTGAGTAATTATTTAGGTGGAATCTTCTTAAAATTTAAGTGTTGCCCCAGCAAGGAAATTTATGCCTGCCTGCGGAAAATAATATGGATCGCCCCACATTGCGCCGTTTGAGACATATTTTTCATCAAATATATTATTTATTAAACCATTAAACACAATTGCTTTAAAAATAGATTTAGGTTTCCATTCATAGCTAACATTTAAGTCGGAAGTAGCGTATGCAGCCAGTTTAGAGTTCGGAGACTCATAATTGTCCATAAACTGATCGCCTACAAATTTAGAAAGTAATGCTACTTGTAAATTTTTCAGAGGTAGAAAAATGATCTGATTTCCTGTAATAACACTTGGTGAGAATGCAATCTTAGTATCTCCCAGATTCCTCGATCCTTCTTCTGTCTCTACAAGAAAGTCTATATTTTTATTGTCGCTAATAGCAATATTTGGCCTAAGTATCCATTTTTCGCCTACGTATATTGTAGCATCAGCCTCAAGTCCCATACGGTAGCTGTCGCCGCTGTTTGTGTAGATATTTCCACCTACGTCGTTAAGTGCCCCTGTAAGTACAAGCTGGTCTTTATACCTCATATAATAACCGTTAATGCTTACAGTGCTTTTACCCGATTTAAATCTCCATCCTAACTCAAAGTCGTTAAGGCTTTCGGGTTTAGAACTTCCGTTTTCATAATCACCACGTCTTGGCTCTTTGTTGGCACGGGCATACGAAAAGTAAATGTCATTGCTTGTATTTACAGTGTAGGTAAGACCTGCCTTAGGGTTAAAGAAGTTAAAGTTGTCATCAACAGCAATAGGGTCGTTGTTGCTCTCTTTTACATTATCTGCTTTATAATCTACACGACGATACTGCATATCGCCAAAAAGGTTCAGTTTCTCAGTAAGCTGATAGTTGGCTTTTGTGTATACATTAAAATCTGTCTTAGAAGCACTATTGTCGTAGTACCTATCACCCGGGCGTACATTGCCCGAGTACTGTGCCCAGATAACATTTCCAAAATGGTCACCTTCATATTTATTCCATCCACCACCGGCTACTACATTCAGGTCATCCTGTTTGTAGTTTACAGAGAATGTCGTTCCGTAAAAGTCGTTGTCAAGCCATTTCTGGGTAATAAGGTCACTTTCGCCTAAAACGGTGCCATCAATAGTTATTGGCTCAAGACCGTAATCGGTAACATTGGTATTATCTCGATAATTCTCATAATAACCCTTACCAATAGTATAGTGTAAAGCTATATTTGTACTCCAGTTGTCGCTTAGCCTTTCATTCCAATGTAACTGGTAATTGTCCTGTTGGTAATTGTCAGTCTCATTGTTGTAAAATTGTGTCTCCCCATTTTCATCCGTATACATTCCTGACGGATTGAAACGCCTATTTTTACTCAATGTTTCAGCGTCGATTCCATTCCATGCCTGATATGTTTTCTCTTTACCGCCAAAAACAAGTGCCTTAATTAAGGTCGTATTACCAACGTAGGTTCCCTGTAAAAAGTACGATTTAAGGTCTGATGAAGCCCTGTCAATGTAACCGTCTGAAGCAAGATTTGAAACCCTTCCGGCAATCTCAAACTTGTCGTTCATAAGTCCTGTGCTGAATTTTACAGTATGTTTTCTCGAACCGAAACTTCCAAAAGAGTTAGATATCTCTCCGCTCGAATCGTGTTTGTAGCTATCTGTTAACACGTTTAGGCTCGCGCCGAAAGCTCCCGCGCCATTGGTTGATGTACCTACACCACGCTGCAGCTGAATACTTTCTGCCGATGATGCAAAATCGGGCATGTTAACCCAAAACGATCCGTGCGATTCGGCATCATTAAAAGGAATGCCGTTAAGGGTTACGTTTACCCGGGTAGCATCGGCGCCCCTTACGCGTATGCCTGTGTAGCCAAAACCGTTTCCGGCATCGGTAGTGGTAACAACAGATGGCAGGTAGTTAAGCAATACAGGAATGTCCTGCCCAAGGTTTCGTAGTGCAATCTCTGCTTTGGTAACATTTGTAAATGTTACAGGGGTGTTGCTGTTGGCACGTACCGATTGTACCAATACTTCGTCCAGCTTGTAATCCTGTACTTTTGTAGAATCCTGAACAACTGGTTGCTGTGCAGAAACGGTTAAGCTTAAGGTTAGTAATGAAATTGTTGCGATTGCTTTGCAACTTTGCAACTTTGCAGCTTTGCAACTCTTAGAAAAAATGAATAAAGTTTTCATTCGTAAATATTTACGAATAAAAGGGGTAATTATTCTAGCGTTAATTAAATTGATTTTCCGGCATACATAATGAACAGACTCCATTTGTTGTGCCTTTTCCCTTGGCAGCATTACCTGCCCAGGTTCTTTGGGTATAATCTCAGCTCGTTATTTAGAGCACCCCTTTGAGACGGGGCAAAAGTAGTTAATTTTTTCGGTTGATGGTTAATGGTTGTCAGTTGTCGTAAAAAAAAATATTCAGACGCTTCAAAAATCCATTAAACATCAATCGGTAACCAAATCCTAGAAATCAGGTTTTCTGCGTGATTGCTTTTTATCGGCCTGCCTGCGTTTGCCTTCAATACGCTTGCGTATTACAGCACGCGGAATTTTGGTTGGTTTCCTGGGCTTGTCTTCTTTCAATGCGGTTTCCATTACACTTAGAAAGCGTTTGGTAACAATATCTTTATTGCGAAGCTGGCTGCGGTCTTCATCGCACTGAAGTATCAATATGCCGTCATTGGTAAGTCGCGATGCAAGCCTGATTTGTACCAGTGCCTTTTCTTCTTCAGACAGGGCATTACTGCCGGCAAGGTTAAAGCTAAGTACAACCTTAGACGATACCTTGTTTACATTTTGTCCGCCTGCACCGCTGCTTCGTACAGCTTTGTAATCGAGTTCCTGTACTATTATATCTCTGTTCATTTTCGATTTTAAAAAAATAAGGATTCAAAGGTATTTAAATCCTCTGACATATTTATTGCGGCTGATGTGCCGGTTTCAAAAGGTCGTTAACTGTTTTTACAGGGTTAAATGTTTCAAGGGGAACTTCGGCAAAAATAGTAATCCATCCTGCCATAGAACCATTCCATAATCCCGGAAGTTCATACGATTTTACTTCCTGTCCTAATCTGGTTTTATGTACTATAAAGCCTGATGTAACATCTACAAAATCATTCAGGTTAAAGTCACCGCCTTTGTAATTTTTAAGTCCGCAGACCAAATCCACAGGGTTAAAATGCGAGGCATTAGCAAAAATGTTCTTCTGCTTTACATTGTCGAGGTCTACCTGAGAGCTTTCAACAATTTGTAATGACTGTATTCCTTTGTCAGATTCAACCCAGAACGGACCTCCGCCAGGCTCTCCTTCATTTTTAACCATACCGCATACGCGGATAGGCCTGTTTAGAAGATCTTTTGCGAATTCTTTTTTATAGTTTGTCGTGTACTTATTAATGTCTGACGGGATATGCAGTAATAGCTTTTCTTTAGCGAAAGCTAAAACAGCATCAATACCATCTTCGTCTAATTCATTGTTGTCAATTTGCTCTAAATACGTAAATATCTGCTGCTGATATTCAACAAGAATACCTGCAAGGGCTTTTTTGTACAGTGAAATCAGTTCTGTATTGTTGTGGCTAACGTTGTCTATGTTTTTAATAAAGACAATGTCGGCGTCAAGCTGTCCCAGATTTTCTATAAGTGCACCGTGGCCTCCCGGCCTAAAAAGCAATTTGCCTTCATTATCGCGAAAGGGCACGTTGTTAATAGTCACCGCAAGAGTGTCTGTACTTTTTTGCTGATACGAAAAACTGATGTTTATTTTGGTGTTGTGTTCGTCTTCTATTTGCTGTTTTACATCCTGTATGCCATCTAAAAATCCATCAAGATGATCTTCAGAAATGGTAAACTGAATGTTAGCTTCGTTTTGGGAGCTGGCGTAGGCTACTGTTTCCTTTAAATGTTCGTAAATAGGTGTGGCAATAAAAGCACCGTAGTGATGAAAAGGCAATATCCCCTTAGGTTTATTAGCATAATTAAACGCATGGCTATCAAGCATGATCTTGATGAACTCATAGGTTTTCTTGTCTTTAGTCCACGCGGGAAAGCCGTCCTGCTGACGTACAACATCCAGTATTTCGTTATAGAAAGGAAATTTATCCAATCCGACCAAAAATACACGAAGGTTAATGTCGTTTTTGCGGTTGATGTAAGCGTTTATGGTTTCTTTTTGCGGATTGAATTCGGCAATAAATTCGCATAAAAATTTAAACATCCTGGTTGCAGCGCCAGATGCGGGAACAAATTTGGTAAGCTTCAGGCTTTCTTTTTTGCTGTCAAATAGTGCGGCATAATTTATAGCCGCCGATTCTTCAAGTTCAAAAATACCGTCGTTATATAGGGCAGGTTTTTTAAGCGTGGCCTTGGTTATGCCATTTTTAAAAATAGATAATTGTTGTTGTATGTTGTCAAGAGTTACACCTCTCTCATATATCTCGGCAAAATCTGCGGCAGAAAAACCTATGTCTAAAGCTTTTTCAAGCTCTACCAATGCTTCTTTGCTTTTTACAGTAAAATCTGCAGGTGTTGAGTTAATCATTATGTTCGGTTGGTGGTTGTTGGTTAGTGTACGGGTTAGTTTTTTTATAGATGCATCTATAGTTGTATTGGTTGCGTTAAGAATTATAAATAAATGTGCTGATTTGTCATTTTCGTTAAGCGCCCTGTCTATGCTTACTGTGCGAAATGTAAACGTACGGTCGTTATTGCCCTTGCGGTCAATAAAGCTTTTTAGTTCTTCTGAAACTGTTCTTCCGTTAAGTCCGTCCCCGTAGATTGTAATGATGACAGATGATTTTCGTGTTGTAATGTTTTCTTCCATGACAGATAGCCGTAAATGGCAATTATAGTTAAAACTATATTCAGTATGCTGGTAAGCGTGTATCCTTTTAAGAAGAATAATGGAATTGCAATAATATCTCCGGCTATTAAAAACAGCCAGTTTTCAATCTTACGTTTTGCCATAAGCCACATTCCGACAAAGAAAAGCCCGGTTATAAACGTGTCTACGTAAGCCCACCAATACGTAAATTTATCAAAATAAATATAAACGGCCGAAATTCCGATAACCGATGCCGTGAAAATTATGACTGAATTAACGCCGTCTTTAGAATTCGTTGA
This region includes:
- a CDS encoding TonB-dependent receptor → MKTLFIFSKSCKAAKLQSCKAIATISLLTLSLTVSAQQPVVQDSTKVQDYKLDEVLVQSVRANSNTPVTFTNVTKAEIALRNLGQDIPVLLNYLPSVVTTTDAGNGFGYTGIRVRGADATRVNVTLNGIPFNDAESHGSFWVNMPDFASSAESIQLQRGVGTSTNGAGAFGASLNVLTDSYKHDSSGEISNSFGSFGSRKHTVKFSTGLMNDKFEIAGRVSNLASDGYIDRASSDLKSYFLQGTYVGNTTLIKALVFGGKEKTYQAWNGIDAETLSKNRRFNPSGMYTDENGETQFYNNETDNYQQDNYQLHWNERLSDNWSTNIALHYTIGKGYYENYRDNTNVTDYGLEPITIDGTVLGESDLITQKWLDNDFYGTTFSVNYKQDDLNVVAGGGWNKYEGDHFGNVIWAQYSGNVRPGDRYYDNSASKTDFNVYTKANYQLTEKLNLFGDMQYRRVDYKADNVKESNNDPIAVDDNFNFFNPKAGLTYTVNTSNDIYFSYARANKEPRRGDYENGSSKPESLNDFELGWRFKSGKSTVSINGYYMRYKDQLVLTGALNDVGGNIYTNSGDSYRMGLEADATIYVGEKWILRPNIAISDNKNIDFLVETEEGSRNLGDTKIAFSPSVITGNQIIFLPLKNLQVALLSKFVGDQFMDNYESPNSKLAAYATSDLNVSYEWKPKSIFKAIVFNGLINNIFDEKYVSNGAMWGDPYYFPQAGINFLAGATLKF
- a CDS encoding peptide chain release factor 1 translates to MNRDIIVQELDYKAVRSSGAGGQNVNKVSSKVVLSFNLAGSNALSEEEKALVQIRLASRLTNDGILILQCDEDRSQLRNKDIVTKRFLSVMETALKEDKPRKPTKIPRAVIRKRIEGKRRQADKKQSRRKPDF
- a CDS encoding ATPase translates to MEENITTRKSSVIITIYGDGLNGRTVSEELKSFIDRKGNNDRTFTFRTVSIDRALNENDKSAHLFIILNATNTTIDASIKKLTRTLTNNHQPNIMINSTPADFTVKSKEALVELEKALDIGFSAADFAEIYERGVTLDNIQQQLSIFKNGITKATLKKPALYNDGIFELEESAAINYAALFDSKKESLKLTKFVPASGAATRMFKFLCEFIAEFNPQKETINAYINRKNDINLRVFLVGLDKFPFYNEILDVVRQQDGFPAWTKDKKTYEFIKIMLDSHAFNYANKPKGILPFHHYGAFIATPIYEHLKETVAYASSQNEANIQFTISEDHLDGFLDGIQDVKQQIEDEHNTKINISFSYQQKSTDTLAVTINNVPFRDNEGKLLFRPGGHGALIENLGQLDADIVFIKNIDNVSHNNTELISLYKKALAGILVEYQQQIFTYLEQIDNNELDEDGIDAVLAFAKEKLLLHIPSDINKYTTNYKKEFAKDLLNRPIRVCGMVKNEGEPGGGPFWVESDKGIQSLQIVESSQVDLDNVKQKNIFANASHFNPVDLVCGLKNYKGGDFNLNDFVDVTSGFIVHKTRLGQEVKSYELPGLWNGSMAGWITIFAEVPLETFNPVKTVNDLLKPAHQPQ
- a CDS encoding nicotinamide mononucleotide transporter, with protein sequence MAEIFDFLFAQYKEYSTLHIVLEAIATVFAVFSVVYSWKNNILVYPTGIISTGIFVYMMLQWNLYGDMIINAYYFFMSIYGWILWSKKDSTNHDLLKISSTNSKDGVNSVIIFTASVIGISAVYIYFDKFTYWWAYVDTFITGLFFVGMWLMAKRKIENWLFLIAGDIIAIPLFFLKGYTLTSILNIVLTIIAIYGYLSWKKTLQHENHLSSLQSTGTDLTEEQFQKN
- a CDS encoding sugar hydrolase produces the protein MKLKLLFSVLLLSSLAFAQKAQKKNYQYINPIIGTQRMGHTYPGATVPFGSVQLSPDTDTIPYELNKKYNGKVYEYCAGYQYEDKTIVGFSHTHFSGTGHSDLGDFLIIPTTGTLQLNPGTADKPASGYRSAYSHANETSKANYYKVKLDDHNITAELTTSQRVGFHRYTFSSADQAHIILDLMHGIYNHNEKNVWTFVRIENDTLVTGYRQTQGWARTRTVYFAMSFSKPIKQYGAKKYDDNNIYKGFWRKFDESKNFPEAAGKNLKMYFDFDVKAGEQIMVKMALSPVSTAGALNNMKQEVPHWDFYKTRSEGEQLWEKELNKIKVETLTEDDKVNFYTAMYHAFINPTVYMDADGYYKGLDQNIHKAEGFTNYTTFSLWDTYRALHPLFNVVQPKRNRDMIHSMLAHYDQSVHKALPVWSHYANENWCMIGYHSVSVIADAIAKGNDDFDTVNALEACVSSANLTYFDGLEYYIAKGYVPEDKNGSSVSKTLEYAYDDWCIAQIAKKLNKTDVYNTFTARAGNYKNVFNSTTRFMRPKLNNGTFKKEFDPLDTHGQGFIEGNAWNYSLYVPQFPDELVKMNGGKEQFTQHLDSLFTMTLPDKYFANTEDITRDGIIGNYVHGNEPSHHVAYLYNWTGHPEKTQQRVRMILNAMYKPKPDGLGGNDDTGQMSAWYIFSSLGFYPVAPGSDQYAFGSPNVKEAILNLENGKTFTITAKNQSAKNVYVSKIELNGKVLDRNYLINKEITDGGQLIFYMSSKPKK